A genome region from Sceloporus undulatus isolate JIND9_A2432 ecotype Alabama chromosome 1, SceUnd_v1.1, whole genome shotgun sequence includes the following:
- the TMEM169 gene encoding transmembrane protein 169 — MPSESLQTNSGLEEPALKESRAGTQSPHCNSLRRAVATAVTFDGEATTERRKKRKKEPRPESIIVYRSGNENKVEEEQADEEGGERSSEEGSKFLGHAIGDGSWAMPLDSRYVTLTGTITRGKKKGQMVDIHVTLTDKELQELARSKEPPKPEMPEGKKACQIGLDKGPHVLLWSFACLPVIFIMSFVVSFYYGTITWYNVFLVYNEERTFWHKITFCPFLIIFYPIIIMVVSLSLGLYTALTQISWAFGDWWHAVRDMEKGFCGWLCSKIGLEDCSPYSIVELLDSDNISGSMSAKGSAQGEEISAV; from the exons ATGCCCAGTGAGAGCCTCCAGACCAACAGTGGGCTGGAAGAGCCTGCGTTGAAGGAAAGCAGGGCTGGGACGCAAAGCCCTCACTGCAACTCCTTACGCAGGGCAGTGGCCACTGCAGTGACCTTTGATGGAGAAGCCACCactgagaggagaaagaagagaaagaaagagcccCGCCCAGAATCTATCATAGTTTATAGGTCGGGGAATGAAAACAAGGTGGAGGAAGAACAGGCAGATGAGGAAGGGGGTGAGAGAAGTTCTGAGGAAGGCTCCAAATTCTTGGGACATGCCATAGGAGATG GTTCTTGGGCTATGCCTTTAGACAGCAGGTATGTCACTTTAACTGGGACCATcacaagaggaaagaagaaaggccaGATGGTAGATATCCATGTTACTCTCACTGACAAAGAGCTGCAGGAGCTGGCTAGATCAAAAGAGCCTCCAAAACCAGAAATGCCTGAAGGAAAAAAAGCTTGTCAGATTGGGCTGGATAAGGGCCCTCATGTCCTCCTCTGGAGCTTTGCTTGTCTCCCTGTCATCTTTATCATGtcctttgtggtttctttttacTATGGGACTATCACTTGGTACAATGTCTTCCTAGTGTATAATGAAGAGAGAACCTTTTGGCACAAGATAACCTTCTGTCCATTTCTAATTATCTTCTACCCTATCATCATCATGGTGGTTTCCCTCTCCTTGGGCCTCTACACAGCACTGACCCAGATCTCTTGGGCCTTTGGGGATTGGTGGCATGCTGTGAGGGATATGGAAAAAGGATTCTGTGGCTGGCTATGCAGCAAGATAGGCTTGGAAGACTGTTCTCCCTATAGCATTGTTGAGTTGCTAGATTCTGACAATATCTCAGGTAGCATGTCAGCTAAGGGTTCAGCTCAAGGTGAAGAGATTTCAGCTGTCTGA